A window of the Apostichopus japonicus isolate 1M-3 chromosome 8, ASM3797524v1, whole genome shotgun sequence genome harbors these coding sequences:
- the LOC139971396 gene encoding uncharacterized protein has translation MIEEIADSDDIKDSSHRGSSRSTTSSAAVQARAKAQALKAKFEFTKKEANLRQQERELANALLLLGAEKDYAMAEAEAEVFEAAASEGGRSIIRPNLSLPKVDPQHRTTQYVSEHFPESPKAGENDELQADPVYHTSHHAGLEGLVRKPERLKEEPRNGMSVSHLNSFSNMFLKKELVKSGFRKFSGNPGEYRSWRGSFKQATRDLELKPIQEIDLIIDNIEGNAKVLVQKIYDIHVDRPELGLKRIWAHLDERHGSAEAVEHDLMRRLEEFPKIASRDNVKLEEYGYLLLEAQYVKENERFPGLLVLDSSRGLGPLVQRLPEWLILKWRDKGYQYKERHSVSFPPFEVFVQFVQEQARVQNDPSFMLADAKAANNRMLQKSAVTVRMTGVKDKAKAPNCPIHNSAHELQDCRSFQEKSHEEKTLFVKDNRLCFKCLRPDHFSRNCKSQVKCETCSKGHITIMHRPVPNRESPTASVTPRCTKVCGRSMQGRSCAKICLAKAYLEDKPEQAVLTYVLIDDQSDGSLINENLLNRLDVTMRKSRYAVKTVSGLQEMEGRKLSGLIIESVDGSVRAPAPTLFECDNIPGNMSEIPTPEVAAAFDHLKQIAPRLPPLNEDAEIAILLGRDAPQFHKIREVINGEDNQPWAHRLDLGWVVVGEVCLNGAHIRGDHNHLKRDTITTYYTQVLRNGRMSANFQPCSNMVEIKECQLEESEIGENVFMSTSLDEQLGPSSDDKEFTEMITKEMVKDTAGNWCSPLPFRSNRRKLPNNRHQAETRMKSLVKSLSRDEKKRVHYFEFMAKILDKNLAEPVPVECIDSPDEMKEVWYLPHFGVYHPRKPDKLRVVFDSSAVFSGVSLNDVLLSGPDLMNQLLGVLIRFREEPVAITADIEQIFYAFKVREDHRRFLRFLWYENNQTDGKIVTYQMSVHIFGNKPSPAVAISGLRKTGEEGEKVFGSDVRKIVESNFYMDDLLKSLPTVEEAVDVLKRTRDLLLTANIRLHKIASNNTDVLAAFEPDELAPNLTEADLSSKHEGMVQRTLGVCWDLETDSFTFQLTGSNPDCCTKRMVLSEVNGIFDPIGLAAPVIIKGKMLLREMTHGGVDWDEPLPVELLHEWKMWRDSLSALADVYIPRPFAPCPSSQAVRRELHTFGDASNKAIGAACYLRTICDDSEVHVRLVMGKAKLSPKAATTIPRLELCASVVATEIEKYVTQELQVKIDESKFYTDSKVVLGYITNTKRRFRTYVCNRVNQILRTTSSKQWVYVPSEKNPSDQATRSIPATELNNSMWLVGPDFLRQKHLQTDNDEREAEVVVLVDDPEVCSEKINCNKVNLAQPTLGVERFSRFSSWKSVVRATTNLVHIVTSLKAKSDCKGWHICEKTKAVKEVLQAETTIIKSLQSVAFSAEIAELRVGKLSKSNKLITLNPYLDSEGIIRVGGRLQHAQLSEKATHPTILPKDNHVTKLIIAHFHRQCSHQGRHITLGTLRNEGYWVIGGQRQITKVIQDCVTCRRLRGKCQDQIMADLPKERVSEAPPFTFVGVDVFGPFSINSRRTRACASQPKRWAALFTCMVTRGVHIEVLESMDSSSFINALRRFFAVRGPARQIRSDCGTNFVGACNEIGHQLGDKELIKRYMLSRGCEWVFNPPHASNMGGAWERMIGIARRILDGILRDVKPSQLTHEVFTTLMAEVAAIINSRPLLPDSNAPEFPLNLSPNMLLTMKSSQVTAPKGTFNQKDLLRSQWRRVQHLSNMFWNKWRKDYLPLLQTREKWQRPRRDIKVGDVVLVKQDAHRNDWPLGIVLDVATSSDGHVRKANVEVIAEDQKQLIRQPVREIVKKTMLRPVREMVLLIAR, from the coding sequence ATGATCGAAGAAATCGCAGACTCAGATGACATAAAGGACTCATCTCACCGTGGGAGCTCACGATCAACAACAAGCTCAGCTGCCGTCCAAGCAAGAGCTAAGGCACAGGCCCTCAAAGCAAAGTTTGAATTTACGAAGAAGGAGGCCAACCTCAGGCAACAAGAAAGGGAGCTCGCAAATGCACTGCTGCTCCTCGGGGCCGAAAAGGATTATGCAATGGCCGAAGCAGAAGCAGAGGTTTTCGAGGCCGCTGCTTCAGAAGGAGGTAGGTCTATTATTAGGCCAAATTTGTCATTGCCAAAGGTGGACCCCCAGCATCGCACAACGCAGTATGTTTCAGAACATTTCCCGGAGAGCCCTAAGGCTGGGGAAAATGATGAGCTTCAGGCTGACCCAGTGTATCATACTTCTCACCATGCTGGTCTTGAAGGTCTTGTGAGAAAACCTGAAAGACTTAAGGAAGAACCCAGAAATGGTATGAGTGTGTCACACTTAAATTCCTTTAGCAACATGTTTTTGAAGAAAGAGCTGGTGAAGAGTGGATTCAGGAAATTCTCAGGTAACCCAGGGGAATACAGATCTTGGAGGGGGAGCTTCAAACAGGCAACCAGAGACCTAGAGCTTAAGCCCATCCAAGAAATTGACTTGATCATCGACAACATCGAAGGAAATGCTAAGGTTCTTGTACAAAAGATTTACGACATACATGTGGACCGGCCAGAATTGGGCCTCAAAAGGATCTGGGCTCACCTAGATGAAAGACACGGTTCAGCTGAAGCAGTTGAGCACGATCTAATGCGAAGACTGGAGGAGTTTCCCAAAATAGCCTCCAGAGATAATGTAAAACTTGAAGAGTATGGTTATCTGCTGTTGGAGGCACAATATGTCAAAGAGAACGAACGATTTCCCGGCCTTCTGGTTTTAGACTCCTCAAGGGGTTTAGGGCCTCTTGTGCAGAGACTTCCCGAGTGGTTAATACTGAAGTGGCGTGACAAGGGGTATCAGTACAAAGAAAGGCATTCTGTTTCTTTCCCACCATTTGAAGTTTTTGTTCAATTTGTACAGGAACAGGCAAGAGTACAGAACGATCCTAGCTTTATGCTTGCTGATGCCAAAGCAGCCAACAATCGTATGCTTCAAAAATCAGCAGTGACAGTGCGAATGACCGGTGTCAAAGACAAAGCTAAAGCTCCAAACTGCCCGATACACAATTCAGCCCATGAGCTCCAGGATTGTCGCAGTTTTCAAGAGAAGTCCCACGAGGAGAAAACATTGTTTGTGAAGGACAACCGGTTATGTTTTAAGTGTTTGCGACCAGACCATTTTTCTCGTAACTGCAAGTCACAAGTTAAGTGTGAAACTTGTAGCAAGGGACATATCACCATAATGCACAGGCCAGTACCCAACCGAGAGTCACCTACTGCTTCTGTTACTCCAAGGTGTACCAAAGTGTGTGGCAGAAGTATGCAAGGAAGATCATGTGCTAAGATCTGTTTGGCTAAAGCCTACCTAGAGGACAAGCCAGAACAAGCTGTACTCACGTATGTTTTGATCGATGATCAGAGTGATGGATCCCTTATAAATGAGAATCTTCTAAATCGCCTTGATGTTACCATGAGAAAGTCCAGATATGCTGTGAAGACAGTCAGTGGCCTGCAAGAAATGGAAGGTAGGAAACTTTCGGGCCTTATAATTGAGAGTGTAGATGGTTCTGTTCGAGCCCCAGCCCCCACCTTGTTCGAGTGCGACAACATTCCAGGGAATATGTCAGAAATTCCCACTCCAGAAGTTGCAGCGGCCTTTGACCATCTGAAACAGATTGCTCCAAGATTACCTCCACTGAATGAAGATGCAGAGATTGCCATTCTCCTTGGCAGAGATGCTCCTCAATTTCACAAGATCCGAGAAGTGATAAATGGCGAGGACAACCAACCATGGGCTCATCGCCTTGATTTAGGATGGGTGGTTGTAGGAGAAGTTTGCCTGAATGGAGCGCATATCAGAGGCGATCACAACCATCTGAAGAGAGATACAATCACCACATACTATACCCAAGTTCTGAGGAATGGCCGCATGTCAGCTAACTTTCAACCATGCAGTAATATGGTAGAAATCAAAGAGTGCCAGCTGGAGGAAAGTGAGATAGGGGAGAATGTATTTATGAGCACCTCATTAGATGAGCAGTTAGGCCCATCCTCTGATGATAAAGAATTCACTGAGATGATAACGAAGGAGATGGTGAAAGATACTGCTGGTAATTGGTGTTCTCCATTGCCTTTTCGAAGCAACCGTAGAAAACTGCCCAACAATAGACACCAAGCAGAAACAAGGATGAAATCTCTGGTAAAGTCTCTGTCAAGGGATGAAAAGAAGAGGGTGCACTATTTTGAGTTCATGGCGAAGATTCTAGATAAAAATCTTGCAGAACCCGTTCCAGTTGAGTGCATTGATTCCCCAGACGAAATGAAGGAGGTTTGGTATCTTCCACACTTTGGCGTATACCACCCTCGGAAACCAGATAAGTTGCGGGTGGTCTTCGACTCCAGCGCCGTGTTCTCAGGTGTTTCTTTGAATGATGTGTTGCTAAGTGGTCCTGATCTGATGAACCAACTACTAGGTGTACTCATCAGGTTTCGAGAAGAACCAGTGGCAATCACTGCAGATATTGAGCAGATATTCTACGCATTCAAGGTGAGGGAAGACCACAGAAGATTTCTACGGTTCCTGTGGTATGAAAACAACCAAACAGATGGGAAAATTGTCACATACCAAATGTCTGTGCACATTTTTGGGAATAAGCCATCTCCAGCTGTGGCCATCAGTGGGCTAAGGAAAACTGGGGAAGAAGGCGAGAAGGTGTTCGGCTCAGATGTGAGGAAGATAGTGGAGTCAAATTTCTACATGGATGATTTGCTGAAGTCTTTACCCACAGTGGAAGAAGCAGTGGATGTACTCAAAAGGACAAGAGATCTGCTGTTAACAGCCAATATTCGTCTCCACAAGATTGCTTCCAACAACACTGATGTTCTTGCTGCATTTGAGCCAGATGAGTTGGCACCTAACTTAACAGAGGCAGACCTCTCATCCAAGCATGAAGGTATGGTACAACGGACTCTAGGCGTTTGTTGGGACTTGGAAACCGACTCTTTCACATTCCAGTTGACAGGATCAAACCCTGATTGTTGTACCAAGAGAATGGTCCTGTCTGAAGTAAATGGCATCTTTGACCCGATAGGCTTGGCAGCTCCTGTGATCATCAAAGGGAAGATGCTGCTCCGTGAAATGACTCATGGTGGAGTGGATTGGGATGAACCTCTTCCAGTGGAACTTCTACATGAATGGAAGATGTGGAGAGATTCTTTAAGTGCTCTAGCAGATGTGTACATACCGCGGCCATTTGCTCCTTGCCCATCCTCCCAGGCAGTTAGAAGAGAATTACATACATTTGGGGATGCCTCCAACAAAGCCATAGGTGCAGCCTGCTACTTGAGAACAATTTGTGATGACAGCGAAGTGCATGTTCGTTTAGTAATGGGCAAAGCGAAGCTTTCACCCAAGGCAGCGACAACCATACCACGCTTGGAACTCTGTGCATCAGTTGTGGCAACGGAAATTGAAAAGTATGTCACTCAGGAACTGCAGGTGAAGATCGATGAATCCAAGTTCTACACTGACAGCAAGGTGGTGTTGGGGTACATTACCAACACAAAGCGTCGTTTCCGCACTTATGTGTGCAATCGTGTCAACCAAATTCTTCGAACTACCAGCTCTAAACAGTGGGTGTACGTCCCATCTGAAAAGAACCCTTCCGACCAAGCTACAAGATCTATTCCGGCAACAGAGTTAAATAACTCCATGTGGCTGGTGGGACCAGACTTCCTCAGACAAAAGCATTTGCAGACAGACAACGATGAACGTGAGGCAGAGGTGGTAGTTCTGGTAGATGACCCTGAGGTATGTTCGGAGAAGATCAACTGCAACAAAGTCAATTTGGCACAACCGACTCTTGGTGTGGAAAGGTTTTCCAGGTTTTCCAGTTGGAAGTCAGTGGTTAGAGCGACAACCAACCTGGTACATATTGTAACTTCATTGAAGGCCAAATCCGACTGCAAGGGTTGGCATATCTGTGAGAAGACAAAAGCTGTCAAAGAGGTTCTCCAAGCTGAGACTACCATTATCAAGAGCTTGCAGAGCGTAGCCTTTTCTGCGGAGATAGCTGAGTTGAGAGTTGGAAAGTTGAGCAAGAGTAACAAGTTGATTACCCTCAATCCTTATCTAGACAGTGAAGGAATAATCAGAGTTGGCGGAAGGTTGCAGCATGCTCAGCTGTCAGAGAAAGCAACTCACCCAACCATACTCCCAAAGGACAATCATGTGACGAAGCTGATAATTGCTCATTTCCATCGACAATGTAGTCACCAGGGCCGACACATCACCTTGGGTACCTTGCGAAATGAAGGCTACTGGGTAATTGGTGGACAGAGACAAATAACGAAAGTTATTCAAGATTGTGTGACTTGCCGAAGGCTAAGGGGAAAGTGCCAGGACCAAATTATGGCTGACCTACCAAAAGAGAGGGTTAGTGAAGCACCGCCATTTACCTTTGTCGGTGTTGATGTATTTGGACCATTTTCCATCAATAGCCGTAGAACCAGGGCTTGTGCTAGTCAACCCAAAAGATGGGCTGCTCTTTTTACATGTATGGTGACCCGTGGTGTCCACATAGAAGTCTTGGAATCAATGGACAGTTCCAGTTTCATCAATGCTCTGAGGAGATTTTTTGCAGTAAGAGGTCCAGCCAGGCAGATCCGTTCAGATTGTGGTACGAACTTTGTTGGAGCTTGCAATGAAATTGGACATCAGCTTGGAGATAAGGAACTTATCAAGAGGTATATGCTGAGTCGCGGTTGTGAGTGGGTTTTCAACCCGCCCCATGCATCCAATATGGGGGGAGCCTGGGAGCGAATGATCGGGATTGCACGTCGCATCCTGGATGGAATATTGAGAGATGTCAAGCCTAGTCAGCTCACACATGAGGTCTTCACAACTCTTATGGCAGAAGTAGCAGCCATAATCAACTCACGCCCATTGTTACCCGATAGTAATGCCCCAGAGTTTCCGTTGAACTTGTCACCGAACATGTTGCTGACAATGAAATCATCTCAAGTCACAGCACCTAAGGGAACATTTAACCAGAAGGACCTGTTGAGGAGTCAGTGGCGACGTGTCCAACACTTGTCCAACATGTTTTGGAATAAGTGGCGCAAAGATTACCTGCCTTTGCTCCAGACCAGAGA